The Calliphora vicina chromosome 3, idCalVici1.1, whole genome shotgun sequence genome contains a region encoding:
- the LOC135955710 gene encoding uncharacterized protein LOC135955710, producing the protein MNTERRADWKCQKCKPRKGSTSSNNSYHIIVDDYSLQANQKQQRDDENEENDEAKRFKNSLSLNDVNNSVYMVKADVKEFKTDVSSMKTDINDIKTTMQELAKTIIENNTQMNTNLQTAITTITNSITTLTYQVSELRESNKEKEKQINEMDKRINDLEQQLLNKNIEIKNVTNKNMHPNDVVKKIANSLNVEINDNDISNSYTIKKSQKVIVEFTSVNKKRELLTKINRHRVDSSLINEDTNNKFIYVNEHLTPYKRRLLWLAKTKAKDSNWRYVWIKNGNIYAKKNEISNPIIIFNASDIELIASTI; encoded by the coding sequence ATGAATACTGAGCGGAGAGCCGATTGGAAGTGCCAAAAATGCAAGCCCCGCAAGGGATCCACCAGTAGCAACAACTCATATCACATTATAGTTGATGATTACTCATTACAAGCAAACCAAAAACAACAAAGAGATGATGAAAATGAAGAGAATGATGAAGCCAAACGCTTTAAGAACTCTTTATCTCTAAACGATGTAAATAATAGTGTTTATATGGTTAAAGCTGACGTCAAGGAATTCAAAACAGATGTTTCGTCCATGAAAACCGACATAAACGACATAAAAACCACAATGCAAGAACTTGCAAAAACAATAATCGAAAACAATACTCAAATGAACACAAATCTACAAACAGCTATTACAACAATAACCAACTCCATTACAACTCTCACCTATCAAGTAAGTGAGCTTCGCGAAAGCAACAaagaaaaggaaaaacaaataaatgagaTGGATAAGCGTATCAATGATCTAGAACAACAACTCctaaataaaaacattgaaataaaaaatgtaacaaacaaaaatatgcacCCGAATGACGTTGTTAAAAAGATTGCCAATTCGTTAAATGTCGAGATAAATGATAACGATATTAGCAATTCTTATACTATAAAGAAATCGCAAAAGGTTATTGTTGAATTTACTTCTGTCAATAAAAAAAGAGAGCtactaacaaaaataaatcgCCACAGAGTTGATTCTAGTTTAATAAACGAAGATaccaacaacaaatttatatatgttaATGAACACCTAACCCCTTATAAACGGCGTCTGCTATGGTTGGCCAAAACAAAAGCCAAGGATTCAAATTGGAGATATGTTTGGattaaaaatggaaatatttacgccaaaaaaaatgaaatttcaaatccCATCATAATATTTAATGCATCAGATATTGAACTGATTGCATCaacgatttaa